CGCCTCCGGCCGAGCTGGTGGGCGGCGCTCGCCCTGCCACCAGAGGCCTCCGGCAAGGGCCAACACCGCCCCGCCGTAGAGAAACCAATTGAACCAGCGCATCCCCTTCTCCTCCACCAAAAGCCGCCGCCCGCAAGCGCCACGTTGACGCGAGCCCCCGCAACCCGTAGATTACAAATCACCAGTGGCAGCCCCCTCCGACATTCACGACCGCATTGAAGAGTTCCTCCAACGCAAGGGACTCCGCCGCACGCCCCAGCGAAAAGTCATCATCGACGCCGCCTTCCAATCGAACGAACACTTCACCGCGGAAGAACTCTGGACGCGGGCTCGCAAAATCGACCCCGCCACCAGCCGAGCGACCCTCTACCGCACCCTCAATCTCTTGGTGGAAAGCGGCGTTCTCCGGGAAATCGAACTCGGACGCGACGAAAAAACCTACGACCCCAACTTCCACAACAGCCCGGACCACGGCCACCTGATCTGCATCGACTGCGGCAAAGTCCTCGAATTCGAGGACAACCACATTCAACTCTTGCAGGAATGCATCACCCGCCGCCTGGGCTTCCAGCCCGCCAAAAGTGCCCTGCGAATCGAAGCCTGTTGCGATCAACTGCGCGACAAAGGCTTGTGCGAAAATCTCATCGACGCGCGGCTAAACAAAAAAGCTTGAAAGGGCCGGGCGAGCGGGCCAGCTGACCAAAACGATGTGGAAAGGACGTTTCGCCCAGCCAACCGCCGACCTCGTGCAACAGCTTGGCGAATCGGTCAGCTTTGATTGGCGACTTTATCAGCACGACATCGCCGGCTCCCTCGCCCACGCTCGGGCCCAGTGGCAGGCTGGGCTTTTGCGCGAGGAGGAATTCTCGCAAATAGAGCAAGGTCTTCACGACATCGAAGCCGAAATCCAGTCTGGCCAATTCCAGTTCGACCCCTCGCTCGAGGACATCCACATGAACATCGAGGCCGAGCTCACCCGCCGCATCGGCCCAGTCGGCGCCAAGCTCCACACCGCTCGTTCTCGCAATGACCAAGTCGCCACCGACACCCGGCTCTACTGCCGGGCCGAAATCGACGTCTTGGCGGCGGGCCTTCGCGATCTCCAACAGTCCCTCTTGGACCAAGCCCAAGCCCACGCCGCGACCGTCCTGCCAGCCTACACCCACCTCCAACGCGGCCAACCCGTCACCGTGGGCCACCACCTTCTGGCTTACGTCGAAATGCTCGACCGGGATTTCGACCGCCTGCAAGACTGCCGCAGCCGCCTGAATATCTCCCCCCTCGGCTCAGGGGCCTTGGCCGGGTCCACCATCAATCTTGATCGGCAAGCCATGGCCGCCGAACTTGGCTTCCGCGATGTCACCCACAACTCCATGGACGCGGTGGCCGACCGGGACTACATCGCCGAACTGCTCTTCGCCATCAGCCTCTGCGGCGTCCACCTCTCCCGGCTCTCGGAAGACCTCATCCTGTGGTGCTCGGCCGAATTTGGATTCGCCACCTTCTCGGACGCCCACACCACCGGCTCCTCCCTCATGCCCCAAAAGAAGAATCCCGACGTCTCCGAACTCACTCGCGGAAAAACCGGTCGCCTGGTCGGCAATCTCGTCACCTTGCTGACCACCTTGAAAGGGCTGCCCCTGACCTACAATCGCGACCTCCAAGAAGACAAAGAACCCCTCTTCGACTCCATCGACACGCTCAAGCTCAGCCTGGCCGTCAATGCTGAAATGATCGCCGGCATGGAGATCCAGATCGAGCGCTGCCAGGCCGCCGCCAGCGATCCACTTCTACTGGCGACCGACCTCGCCGATTGGCTCGTGCTCGAAGGCATCCCCTTCCGCCGCGCTCACGAACTGGTTGGCCAAGCGGTGGCGGAATCCGTCGCCAGCGGCACCCCCCTGGACCAACTCGACCTCAGCCAAATCGACCCCGCCTTCACCAGCCAGGCTCACGAAGTCTTCTCACTGGAAAGGGCCCTCGCCGCCCGCCGCAACCCTGG
This sequence is a window from Verrucomicrobiota bacterium. Protein-coding genes within it:
- a CDS encoding Fur family transcriptional regulator gives rise to the protein MAAPSDIHDRIEEFLQRKGLRRTPQRKVIIDAAFQSNEHFTAEELWTRARKIDPATSRATLYRTLNLLVESGVLREIELGRDEKTYDPNFHNSPDHGHLICIDCGKVLEFEDNHIQLLQECITRRLGFQPAKSALRIEACCDQLRDKGLCENLIDARLNKKA
- the argH gene encoding argininosuccinate lyase; translated protein: MWKGRFAQPTADLVQQLGESVSFDWRLYQHDIAGSLAHARAQWQAGLLREEEFSQIEQGLHDIEAEIQSGQFQFDPSLEDIHMNIEAELTRRIGPVGAKLHTARSRNDQVATDTRLYCRAEIDVLAAGLRDLQQSLLDQAQAHAATVLPAYTHLQRGQPVTVGHHLLAYVEMLDRDFDRLQDCRSRLNISPLGSGALAGSTINLDRQAMAAELGFRDVTHNSMDAVADRDYIAELLFAISLCGVHLSRLSEDLILWCSAEFGFATFSDAHTTGSSLMPQKKNPDVSELTRGKTGRLVGNLVTLLTTLKGLPLTYNRDLQEDKEPLFDSIDTLKLSLAVNAEMIAGMEIQIERCQAAASDPLLLATDLADWLVLEGIPFRRAHELVGQAVAESVASGTPLDQLDLSQIDPAFTSQAHEVFSLERALAARRNPGSPSPDNVRAEIEKRKNPAPTPPPLSEDAR